One window of the Chelonoidis abingdonii isolate Lonesome George chromosome 3, CheloAbing_2.0, whole genome shotgun sequence genome contains the following:
- the LOC116820143 gene encoding maestro heat-like repeat-containing protein family member 1: protein MQSSRRIPVTTSKIFQKALGKGEGVTELTELENEEAEIKSILECLENNDLLSVEHQLHILRNLETKINVVNHLSSDLAQRLVDITSINLIKNSELKEEFEEAAIAILVAVGKHCPGDVVAMLQERFQPKVLPHRSILCAMEKLCQLSGKYSPVWPY from the exons ATGCAGTCATCTCGAAGAATTCcagttacaa cttcaaaaatattccaaaaggctttggggaagggagaaggagtaaCCGAGCTCACTGAATTGGAAAATGAGGAGGCGGAGATAAAGAGCATCCTAGAATGTCTTGAGAACAATGATTTG TTGTCTGTGGAGCACCAGCTTCACATCTTGAGAAACCTAGAAACAAAAATCAATGTTGTCAATCACCTCAGTAGTGACTTGGCCCAGCGGCTGGTTGACATCACCTCCATCAATCTAATCAAGAATTCG GAGCTGAAGGAGGAATTTGAGGAGGCTGCCATTGCCATCCTAGTGGCTGTTGGGAAGCACTGTCCAGGAGATGTTGTGGCTATGCTGCAGGAGAGATTCCAGCCAAAAGTCCTGCCCCACCGCAGTATCCTCTGTGCAATGGAGAAGCTCTGTCAACTCAGTG GGAAGTATTCACCTGTGTGGCCCTACTAA
- the LOC116820144 gene encoding maestro heat-like repeat-containing protein family member 1, with protein MAFLRKPMEGEEEVECTAALTVLREVTQEPPHMDKVKDTMVQSVALLIQENNYQVKSPLLQLIRSFACCDYLILPGGSVLVDFLIRQCELPVFTVNPEGDWDEEAVQVYSVNTLNLVPWKMLLQFVCPLEYVNTLIPICKTLTSLFIKSGKGGLSPYLAEFHRRPHSEGTLEEKKWKNKLLQFFPYKFYGAVLRASRNRDVVREYLSIILRTSQQEEAEREGIASAISLVATRHLKDILVVLQEFINILNPDETSPSEVQLTCYFTVKPGLK; from the exons ATGGCTTTCCTCAGAAAGCCGATGGAGGGTGAAGAAGAGGTGGAGTGCACTGCAGCTCTTACAGTCTTGAGAGAAGTTACCCAAGAGC CTCCCCATATGGACAAAGTAAAAGACACCATGGTGCAATCTGTGGCTCTCCTCATACAGGAAAACAACTATCAG GTTAAAAGTCCCCTCTTGCAGCTGATTAGAAGTTTTGCATGCTGTGACTATCTTATCCTGCCAGGAGGCAGTGTACTTGTGGATTTTCTCATTCGGCAGTGTGAACTCCCTGTCTTCACCGTG AATCCTGAAGGTGACTGGGATGAAGAGGCAGTCCAGGTGTATAGTGTCAACACCCTAAACCTG GTGCCCTGGAAAATGCTATTGCAGTTCGTGTGCCCTCTGGAGTACGTCAACACTTTGATCCCCATCTGCAAAACCTTGACATCTTTGTTCATAAAGTCAGGGAAAGGAGGCCTATCTCCTTACTTGGCGGAGTTCCACAGACGAC CACATAGTGAAGGAACTCTGGAAGAGAAGAAATGGAAGAACAAGCTGCTTCAG TTTTTCCCATATAAATTTTATGGGGCAGTTCTACGGGCATCAAGAAACAGAGATGTGGTGAGGGAGTACCTCAGCATTATACTGCGGACTTCTCAGCAGGAGGAAGCTGAGAGAGAG GGGATTGCTTCTGCCATCAGTCTCGTAGCTACCCGTCACCTCAAGGACATCTTGGTCGTGCTTCAGGAATTCATTAACATTCTGAACCCAGACGAAACCTCACCCAGTGAGGTACAGCTGACGTGTTATTTTACTGTGAAACCAGGGCTCAAGTGA